A single Cannabis sativa cultivar Pink pepper isolate KNU-18-1 chromosome 7, ASM2916894v1, whole genome shotgun sequence DNA region contains:
- the LOC133039590 gene encoding uncharacterized protein LOC133039590 — protein MELMSSGSRSSGDDRDFKMVTYVKGLYALNDAFADPVSTEIEAKFDSWIVYSRFNAIFLPFFCCCRHYNCYEDGAKKFTPGFRLGVDYVEDKTWFYHLATCDMFMNDSHMNTIFYYLRKKGKYSSAVTLNFATTDCLFDDSIQALYHKFNKAKSMKTKMSHIHAAHPIAHYIRGMRIPCSKPWYEADHVLFIINLRRESHWVFGRLDVHERTLFLYNSLRTAKMNAAARNAMKAYSVLLPLFFDLLGLRKNRAQVLPRFRPLRLHSESWSLVVLLIVEHMLLPLPNSLYTERMSPYFDIEVYRTRLASLFYSYGQRKIDESIDSEDEKQTKSSKASKLKK, from the exons ATGGAGCTTATGTCCTCGGGTTCTCGGTCGAGTGGGGATGATAGGGATTTCAAAATGGTGACTTATGTGAAGGGCCTTTATGCTCTTAATGATGCTTTTGCCGATCCCGTATCTACCGAGATTGAGGCAAAATTTGACTCTTGGATTG tttATTCCCGTTTTAATGCTATTTTTTTGccgtttttttgttgttgtaggcattataattgttatgaagacggcgcaaagaaatttaccccgggttttaggctaggtgttgattatgttgaGGATAAAACTTGGTTTTACCATTTGGCCACATGCGACATGTTTATGAACGACTCG catatgaacaccatattctattaccttcggAAAAAAGGTAAGTATTCTTCCGCTGTGACGTTGAATTTCGCAACCACTGATTGTCTTTTTGATGATTCCATCCAAGCATTGTACCACAAATTTAACAAGGCCAAGTCAATGAAGACTAAGATGTCACACATTCACGCCGCCCACCCAATTGCGCATTACATCCGAGGTATGCGCATTCCCTGTTCCAAGCCTTGGTATGAAGCCGATCACGTGCTTTTCATCATCAATTTAAGAAGGGAAAGTCATTGGGTTTTTGGGCGTCTTGACGTGCACGAAAGGACGTTATTTCTGTACAATTCTTTGAGAACCGCGAAGATGAATGCCGCAGCTAGGAATGCGATGAAGGCTTATTCCGTGTTGCTGCCTTTGTTTTTCGATTTACTTGGGTTACGGAAGAATAGAGCACAAGTTCTGCCTCGGTTTCGACCACTACGGCTCCATTCGGAATCGTGGAGCTTAGTGGTCTTGC TGATTGTGGAGCATATGTTGCTGCCTTTGCCGAATTCTTTATACACGGAAAGGATGTCCCCGTACTTTGACATCGAAGTTTATCGAACCCGACTTGCTTCACTTTTCTACTCGTACGGACAAAGGAAAATTGACGAAAGTATTGACAGCGAGGATGAGAAGCAAACCAAGTCTTCTAAGGCATCTAAATTGAAGAAATAG
- the LOC133039591 gene encoding probable LRR receptor-like serine/threonine-protein kinase At3g47570 — translation MAPFNSHHNSFLFTTFLLTILLYSPSSFSSFATTKTYSNGNETDRQALLAIKAQIIDDPYGVMKSWNDSIHFCNWIGVICGHLHQRVTTLNLSSHDLVGSLSPSIGNLTFLSTIDLTFNHFQNQIPQQLGLLFRLKHLDLSNNSFSGAIPANLSGCSKLLRLRLGFNNLSGRIPIELGSFQLLERVQLHYNNLSGPLPDSLGNLSSTKSLSLAVNNFDGKIPESFGKLKNLEFLGLGVNRISGMIPSSVYNLSSMTRFTVPYNQLEGSLPSDLGFTLPNLIVFNVGHNLFSGQLPSSLSNASNLVELDTEGSKFTGKLNIDFGNSPNLWWLVLASNSLGTGEADDLNFFESLAKCKKLGVVDLSDNQFGGIFPSSIYKIPSLVTLRLGSNKLSGNIPKGIGSLVNLTELVIEKNNFSGKIPADIGDLKRLRRLHMSENSFSGHIPSSLASISQLYSLHLQKNLLTGPIPSSLGSLSTLQELDLSHNYLNGSIPKEVMSLSSLTISLNLAQNQFTSSLPSEVGKLQNLGYFDVSENKLSGKIPSELGSCLKLEHLHMESNLFEGSIPSSFSSLRGLQDLDLSRNNLSGEIPNYFQHMLFENLNLSFNRFQGQVPSKGVFKNASGISLVGNEKLCGGIPELHFPACIANKSKNENISQRLKWIIPLFCGLLGSVLIMSTLIVLRLKKLKREPSSAPNSSTIDLLLHVSYASLLKATDEFSSANLLGSGSFGSVYKATLHPNELVVAVKFAQVLIFKAMNSKL, via the exons ATGGCTCCTTTCAATTCTCACCATAACTCATTTCTTTTCACTACCTTTCTTCTCACCATACTATTGTATTCACCATCATCATTCTCTTCCTTTGCAACCACCAAAACTTACTCCAATGGAAATGAGACTGATAGACAAGCCTTACTAGCCATAAAAGCTCAAATAATAGATGACCCTTATGGTGTTATGAAATCATGGAATGATTCAATCCATTTCTGCAATTGGATTGGTGTCATTTGTGGCCACCTTCATCAAAGAGTGACCACTTTAAACCTCAGTTCTCATGACTTGGTTGGTTCACTCTCTCCCTCCATAGGAAATCTCACATTCCTTTCAACGATTGATCTTACTTTCAACCATTTTCAGAATCAAATCCCACAACAGCTTGGACTCTTATTCAGGCTCAAACATTTGGACCTTTCCAACAACTCATTTTCTGGTGCTATCCCAGCTAATCTTTCAGGCTGTTCTAAGCTCCTAAGGCTTAGATTGGGATTCAACAACTTAAGTGGAAGAATCCCAATTGAACTTGGATCATTTCAACTACTTGAAAGAGTTCAACTTCACTACAACAATCTTAGTGGACCATTACCTGACTCATTAGGTAACCTTTCTTCTACAAAATCTTTGTCACTTGCAGTCAACAATTTTGATGGAAAAATACCAGAATCTTTTGGGAAGTTGAAGAACTTGGAATTTCTTGGACTTGGGGTTAACCGAATATCCGGTATGATACCTTCCTCTGTTTACAATCTTTCATCCATGACAAGGTTTACTGTGCCTTATAACCAATTAGAAGGGAGTTTGCCTTCAGACTTAGGCTTCACTCTTCCTAATTTGATAGTCTTTAATGTTGGTCACAACTTGTTTAGTGGACAACTTCCATCATCATTGTCTAATGCTTCAAATCTTGTTGAATTAGATACTGAAGGGAGTAAATTCACTGGAAAACTTAACATTGATTTTGGCAACTCCCCTAATCTTTGGTGGCTAGTTCTTGCCTCTAATTCTCTTGGGACAGGTGAAGCTGATGACTTGAATTTCTTTGAGTCTTTAGCTAAATGCAAAAAGTTGGGAGTAGTTGATCTAAGTGACAATCAATTTGGAGGGATATTTCCTAGTTCCATATACAAAATCCCATCACTTGTTACATTGAGATTAGGGAGCAATAAATTGAGTGGTAACATCCCAAAAGGGATTGGCAGCCTTGTTAACTTGACTGAGCTAGTTattgagaaaaataattttagtggGAAAATTCCTGCAGATATAGGTGATCTCAAAAGACTAAGAAGACTTCATATGTCTGAAAATTCATTTTCTGGTCACATACCATCATCTCTAGCTAGCATTTCTCAATTATACTCACTCCATCTTCAAAAGAATCTTTTAACAGGTCCTATCCCTTCTAGCCTTGGAAGCCTTTCAACTTTGCAGGAGTTAGACCTTTCTCATAACTATCTTAATGGCTCCATACCTAAAGAAGTTATGAGTCTTTCTTCTTTGACAATTTCCCTTAATCTAGCTCAAAATCAATTTACTAGTTCTCTCCCTTCTGAAGTGGGAAAGTTACAAAATCTTGGGTACTTTGATGTATCTGAAAATAAACTCTCTGGCAAAATTCCTAGTGAGCTAGGAAGTTGTTTGAAATTAGAACATCTTCACATGGAGAGTAATTTATTTGAAGGAAGTATTCCTTCATCTTTTAGCTCATTGAGAGGACTTCAAGACTTGGATCTTTCGCGCAACAACTTGTCTGGCGAAATTCCAAACTACTTTCAACACATGTTGTTTGAAAACTTGAATCTTTCTTTCAACCGATTCCAAGGACAGGTACCATCTAAAGGGGTTTTCAAAAATGCAAGTGGTATTTCCTTAGTAGGAAATGAAAAGCTATGTGGAGGTATACCAGAATTGCATTTTCCAGCTTGCATTGCTAATAAGTCTAAGAATGAGAATATATCTCAAAGACTTAAGTGGATTATACCATTGTTTTGTGGACTACTGGGATCTGTTTTGATCATGTCAACTCTAATTGTCTTGAGGTTAAAGAAGCTGAAAAGGGAGCCTTCATCTGCACCGAATTCATCAACTATAGATCTTTTGTTACATGTCTCCTATGCAAGTCTTCTCAAAGCAACTGATGAGTTTTCTTCTGCCAATTTGTTAGGCAGTGGTAGCTTTGGTTCGGTTTATAAAGCAACTCTTCATCCAAATGAATTGGTTGTTGCAGTAAAG TTTGCTCAAGTTCTGATTTTCAAGGCAATGAATTCAAAGCTTTAG
- the LOC115696309 gene encoding putative receptor-like protein kinase At3g47110 translates to MIAHVGDFGLARFIQEATTQQTSSFVLKGTIGYAAPEYGMGSKVSTHGDVYSYGILLLEIFTGKRPTDEMFKDGLSLHDYVKRALLRRQISDVLDPIFVVGGEREEEAPINIDISNNNEVGYSKKEQREECLTAILRVGVACSVETPRERMNFTDVIKELKLVRKIIGRFSRN, encoded by the exons ATGATTGCTCATGTTGGTGATTTTGGGTTAGCAAGGTTCATTCAAGAAGCCACAACTCAACAAACAAGTTCATTTGTATTGAAAGGAACTATTGGGTATGCTGCACCAg AATATGGAATGGGAAGTAAGGTTTCAACACATGGTGATGTGTACAGCTATGGAATACTCTTGCTAGAGATTTTTACAGGAAAGAGACCAACTGATGAAATGTTTAAAGATGGGTTGAGTCTTCATGATTATGTTAAGAGGGCATTACTAAGAAGACAAATCTCAGATGTTTTAGATCCAATATTTGTGGTTGgaggagaaagagaagaagaggcaccaattaacatagatatttctaataataatgaaGTGGGTTACAGCAAGAAAGAACAAAGAGAGGAGTGTTTAACTGCAATCCTAAGAGTTGGAGTTGCATGTTCTGTGGAAACACCAAGAGAAAGAATGAACTTTACTGATGTCATCAAGGAATTGAAGTTGGTCAGAAAAATTATTGGAAGGTTCTCAAGAAACTAA